A section of the Clostridium felsineum DSM 794 genome encodes:
- the alr gene encoding alanine racemase: MQKYIRTYVKINLKAIENNINEVKKKIKNSSKIMAVIKADGYGHGALKIGNFLKDKVDYFAVATLEEGIELRESGINTSILVLGYTSPKQFSDLEKYNITQTIYNLEMVENCKEKIKVHLAVETGMNRIGFKVNEKSISDINKIESMKNIDIEGVFTHFSCADEKDKNYTKLQKKKYDKFIDMLEKEKIKIPLKHVCNSAGIVDFDDHYLNMVRSGIITYGLYPSEEVHKEAVNLKPALEWKAHVINISSVNKGEGVSYGKTYITKGEVKLATVSIGYADGYMRALSSKGKVLIHGKYANIVGRICMDQMMVDVTDIENVNIEDTVTLIGKDGENTITVEELAYMAGSFNYEFVCNIGKRVERIYE; encoded by the coding sequence ATGCAGAAATATATAAGAACATATGTAAAAATAAACTTAAAGGCTATTGAAAATAATATAAATGAAGTTAAGAAAAAAATTAAAAATTCTTCTAAAATAATGGCAGTAATAAAGGCAGATGGATATGGACATGGAGCGCTTAAAATAGGTAATTTTCTTAAAGATAAGGTGGACTATTTTGCAGTTGCTACATTAGAGGAAGGCATAGAACTTAGGGAGTCAGGAATAAATACATCTATATTAGTTCTAGGTTATACTTCACCTAAGCAATTTTCAGACTTAGAAAAATACAATATTACTCAAACTATATATAATTTAGAAATGGTAGAAAACTGCAAAGAAAAAATAAAAGTTCATTTAGCAGTGGAAACAGGAATGAATAGGATTGGATTTAAAGTGAATGAAAAAAGCATTTCTGATATAAATAAAATTGAGAGTATGAAGAATATAGATATTGAAGGTGTATTTACTCATTTTTCATGTGCAGATGAAAAGGACAAGAACTACACAAAGCTTCAAAAGAAAAAATATGATAAATTTATAGATATGCTAGAGAAAGAAAAAATAAAGATACCACTTAAACATGTTTGTAATAGTGCAGGAATTGTTGATTTTGATGATCACTATCTTAATATGGTTAGAAGTGGAATAATAACTTATGGGTTATATCCCTCAGAGGAAGTCCATAAAGAGGCTGTAAATTTAAAACCAGCATTAGAGTGGAAGGCTCATGTAATTAATATTTCAAGTGTTAATAAAGGTGAAGGTGTAAGTTACGGAAAGACTTACATTACAAAAGGTGAGGTTAAGCTTGCAACTGTTTCTATTGGATATGCAGATGGATATATGAGAGCTCTTTCGTCAAAGGGAAAGGTATTAATCCATGGTAAATATGCAAATATCGTTGGAAGGATATGTATGGATCAAATGATGGTAGATGTTACTGATATAGAAAATGTAAATATAGAAGATACAGTTACTCTAATAGGTAAAGATGGTGAAAATACAATAACTGTTGAAGAATTAGCCTATATGGCAGGAAGCTTTAACTATGAATTTGTTTGTAATATAGGAAAAAGAGTAGAAAG
- a CDS encoding putative hydro-lyase: MDYSNMKPYDVRKIIRQGKISTPTAGMCSGYAQANLVVLPKELAYDFLLFTQRNPKACPLLEVGDVGERKLKYLGEDIDIAKDIPKYRIYEEGILTGEYTDIEKFWRDDFVSFLIGCSFSFEADLIKAKVPVRHIEENTNVPMFVTNIECTPAGIFNGKMVVSMRPLPYDKIVKAVLVSGEIPKVHGAPIHIGDPKVIGIKDISRPDFGDAVTIKENEVPVFWACGVTPQAVVMNVKPKIVITHSPGHMLITDIKNIDLKY, from the coding sequence ATGGATTATTCAAATATGAAACCTTATGATGTTCGAAAAATTATAAGACAGGGTAAAATTAGCACACCAACGGCGGGAATGTGTAGTGGTTATGCTCAGGCCAATTTAGTTGTTTTACCTAAGGAATTAGCTTATGATTTTCTACTTTTCACACAAAGAAATCCTAAAGCCTGTCCCCTGCTTGAGGTAGGAGATGTTGGAGAAAGAAAGCTTAAGTACTTAGGAGAAGATATTGATATTGCAAAAGATATTCCTAAATATAGGATTTATGAGGAAGGAATTTTAACAGGAGAGTATACAGATATTGAAAAGTTTTGGAGAGATGATTTTGTGAGCTTTTTAATAGGGTGTAGTTTTTCTTTTGAAGCTGATCTTATAAAGGCTAAGGTTCCAGTTAGACATATTGAAGAGAACACAAATGTACCTATGTTTGTTACAAATATTGAATGTACACCAGCAGGTATATTTAACGGTAAAATGGTTGTAAGTATGAGGCCGCTTCCTTATGATAAAATAGTAAAAGCAGTACTAGTAAGTGGAGAGATTCCTAAAGTACATGGAGCACCAATCCATATTGGAGATCCTAAGGTTATAGGAATAAAGGATATAAGTAGACCTGATTTTGGTGATGCAGTTACTATAAAGGAAAATGAAGTACCTGTATTTTGGGCATGTGGAGTTACGCCCCAAGCTGTTGTTATGAATGTTAAACCTAAAATAGTTATTACTCATAGTCCAGGTCACATGCTTATAACGGATATAAAAAATATAGATTTAAAATATTAA
- a CDS encoding DUF4392 domain-containing protein, producing the protein MNQEELTILNIGENLDNLMNLDPRGYGVCRILYSAAREYTKEPLTMNAAKKLVGTLKEGDLVYIMTGFVLLPFKKAEMDGIVSSMLLARALVKGFKVKPVIVCPEDNMKAVKNLTYVMGLHFYRTIEEVKEYPLSVAAIPFTKNRDKAWKQADSLIEKGLPAAVISIECPGANSFGIYHNATGLDVSEIEAKQDILFTKLKEKGVLNIAIGDLGNEIGMGVLKEHIEEFVPYAAKGSCRCGCDGGILARTSADNVITATVSDWGGYGLIAALAYLKKDLDIMHTEELEEEALITASRSGMIDMYGDLIPAIDGCSASMNKSIVNLMRECIKAAIKLETTCATWFEKVIELGFYENERLKDIV; encoded by the coding sequence ATGAATCAAGAGGAGTTAACAATATTAAATATAGGGGAAAACCTAGACAATCTAATGAATTTAGATCCAAGAGGCTACGGAGTATGTAGGATTTTATACAGTGCAGCAAGGGAATATACTAAAGAACCGCTAACTATGAATGCAGCTAAAAAACTCGTAGGAACACTAAAAGAAGGGGATTTAGTCTATATAATGACTGGTTTTGTGCTACTCCCATTTAAGAAAGCGGAGATGGATGGTATTGTAAGTTCAATGCTGCTAGCAAGAGCTTTAGTAAAAGGCTTTAAGGTGAAACCTGTAATTGTATGTCCAGAAGATAATATGAAAGCGGTAAAAAATTTAACATACGTTATGGGACTTCACTTTTATAGAACTATAGAAGAGGTAAAAGAATATCCATTATCAGTAGCAGCAATACCATTTACCAAGAATAGAGATAAGGCATGGAAGCAGGCTGATAGTCTTATAGAAAAGGGACTTCCAGCTGCAGTTATAAGTATAGAATGTCCTGGTGCTAATTCTTTTGGAATATATCATAATGCAACGGGATTAGATGTAAGTGAAATTGAAGCAAAACAGGATATATTGTTTACTAAACTTAAAGAAAAAGGTGTTTTAAATATAGCAATTGGAGATTTAGGCAATGAAATTGGTATGGGTGTTTTAAAAGAGCATATAGAAGAATTTGTTCCATATGCAGCTAAAGGAAGCTGTAGATGTGGATGCGATGGAGGAATTCTTGCTAGAACGTCTGCAGATAATGTGATAACTGCAACAGTATCCGATTGGGGAGGTTATGGACTTATTGCAGCCTTAGCTTATTTGAAAAAAGACTTAGACATAATGCATACAGAAGAACTAGAGGAGGAAGCTTTAATCACGGCATCAAGAAGTGGAATGATAGATATGTATGGTGATTTGATTCCTGCTATAGATGGTTGTAGTGCATCCATGAATAAGTCAATAGTTAATCTGATGAGGGAATGTATAAAGGCAGCTATAAAATTAGAAACTACTTGTGCTACGTGGTTTGAAAAAGTAATTGAACTTGGTTTTTATGAAAACGAAAGGCTTAAGGATATTGTTTAA
- a CDS encoding D-amino acid aminotransferase has product MKNLGYYNGEYDLVENMKVPMNDRVCYFGDGVYDATYSKNHKIFALDEHIDRFYNSAGLLRIKIPYTKDELKELLKEMVKKVDDDEQFVYWQVTRGTGMRNHAFPSEDVKANLWIILKPLKIKDMSKKLKLITLEDTRFLHCNIKTLNLLPSVIAAQKTEEAGCQEAVFHRGDRVTECAHSNVSIIKDGILKTAPTDNLILPGIARAHLIKMCKRFEIPVNETAFTLKELMEADEVIVTSSGQFCMATSEIDGKPVGGKAPEIIKKLQEGLLNEFLEETN; this is encoded by the coding sequence ATGAAAAATTTAGGGTATTACAATGGTGAGTATGATTTAGTTGAAAATATGAAAGTGCCAATGAATGATCGAGTATGTTACTTTGGAGATGGAGTGTATGATGCCACTTACAGTAAAAATCATAAAATATTCGCTTTAGATGAGCATATCGACCGCTTTTATAATAGTGCAGGACTTTTAAGAATTAAAATTCCTTATACAAAGGATGAGCTTAAGGAACTATTAAAGGAAATGGTTAAAAAAGTTGATGATGATGAACAGTTTGTATACTGGCAGGTTACAAGGGGAACAGGAATGCGTAATCATGCTTTTCCATCTGAGGATGTAAAAGCAAATTTATGGATTATATTAAAGCCACTAAAAATAAAGGACATGTCAAAGAAATTAAAGTTAATTACATTAGAGGATACTAGATTTTTACACTGTAATATAAAAACTTTAAATTTACTTCCTAGCGTAATAGCAGCTCAAAAAACTGAAGAAGCAGGATGTCAGGAAGCAGTATTTCATAGAGGTGACAGGGTAACAGAATGTGCACACAGTAATGTATCAATTATAAAGGATGGAATTCTAAAAACAGCACCAACAGATAATCTGATTTTACCTGGTATAGCAAGAGCGCATCTCATAAAAATGTGTAAAAGATTTGAAATTCCTGTAAATGAGACAGCCTTTACCTTGAAAGAATTAATGGAAGCAGATGAGGTTATAGTTACAAGTTCAGGCCAATTTTGTATGGCTACTTCTGAGATAGATGGTAAACCTGTAGGTGGGAAGGCTCCAGAAATTATAAAAAAACTTCAAGAGGGCTTACTTAATGAATTCTTGGAAGAAACCAATTAG
- a CDS encoding Lrp/AsnC family transcriptional regulator, with translation MDHMDYRILECLKRNARMSASAISKEIHLSVSAVIERIRKLEEAQIIKNYTIVLDENKLGNTTSALMEVSLDHPRFYESFTKAISENDNIIFCYYLTGDFDFMIKILCKSSEDLDKIHNQIKSLEGVSRTKTYYILRNVKS, from the coding sequence ATGGATCATATGGATTATAGAATATTAGAGTGTTTAAAAAGAAATGCTAGAATGAGTGCTTCAGCAATTAGTAAGGAAATTCATTTATCAGTTTCAGCTGTGATTGAACGCATTCGTAAGCTTGAAGAAGCACAAATTATAAAAAATTATACAATTGTTTTAGATGAAAATAAGCTGGGAAATACAACAAGTGCATTAATGGAAGTAAGTTTAGATCATCCTAGATTTTATGAATCATTTACTAAAGCGATTTCGGAAAATGATAATATAATTTTTTGTTACTATTTAACTGGAGATTTCGATTTTATGATTAAAATACTTTGTAAATCATCAGAGGATTTAGATAAAATTCATAATCAAATAAAAAGCTTAGAAGGAGTTTCTAGAACAAAAACTTATTACATCTTAAGGAATGTTAAAAGCTAA
- a CDS encoding YsnF/AvaK domain-containing protein, protein MGILDGLFGGNDDNKKQVDTENDAKLKLRKEELDINKDKVQKGEVELGKEIIEEHKVVDVPVKHEEVVVERKSLNNETSDSPITNEQSIKIPVSEEKVNVGKHTVLTSEVSAHKNEIENTQHIDETLKREEAKINKIGDANIVDSNTDQQ, encoded by the coding sequence ATGGGAATATTAGATGGACTTTTTGGTGGAAACGATGATAATAAAAAACAAGTAGATACTGAGAATGATGCTAAACTTAAACTTCGCAAAGAAGAACTTGATATTAATAAGGATAAAGTTCAAAAAGGTGAAGTAGAACTTGGTAAAGAAATCATAGAGGAACATAAGGTTGTTGATGTCCCTGTAAAACATGAAGAGGTAGTAGTTGAAAGAAAGTCTCTAAATAATGAAACAAGCGATTCACCTATAACTAACGAGCAAAGTATCAAGATTCCTGTAAGTGAAGAAAAAGTTAATGTTGGTAAGCATACAGTATTAACTAGTGAAGTTTCAGCCCATAAAAATGAAATAGAAAATACACAGCATATCGATGAAACATTAAAAAGAGAAGAAGCCAAAATAAATAAAATTGGCGATGCTAATATAGTTGATAGCAATACTGATCAACAATAA
- a CDS encoding YsnF/AvaK domain-containing protein has translation MKSSDQNKTLKLKAEELDIAKQWIKTGDVKIYKETLSTEKSFTIPVKREELVIEKKSYDTNSSEDIIRIPLSEEQVSFSTHRVTLEDVSIYKNEIEEIKHIESTLKKEEPKVKTSGDITVLKD, from the coding sequence GTGAAATCTTCAGACCAAAATAAAACTCTTAAACTTAAAGCAGAAGAATTAGATATTGCTAAACAATGGATAAAAACAGGTGACGTTAAAATTTACAAAGAAACTTTATCAACTGAAAAAAGCTTCACAATTCCCGTAAAACGTGAAGAACTTGTAATTGAAAAAAAATCCTATGATACTAATTCCTCTGAAGACATTATTAGAATACCACTAAGTGAAGAACAAGTTTCCTTCTCTACTCATAGAGTAACTTTAGAGGATGTATCAATATATAAAAATGAAATAGAAGAAATCAAACATATTGAGAGTACATTAAAAAAAGAAGAGCCTAAAGTAAAAACCTCTGGTGATATTACTGTATTAAAGGATTAA
- a CDS encoding DUF6143 family protein: MENEKQFVKDKNIRAKEVVSIPISQEESIKGRYFVGQTGILRVGKKISAWAGLINPYNSAVDLYAYVFTITNLSNDYLIAEVWLNTNLPEKGMLSHKVSPTNTSLKPLPRNKVDIRFTDFTTELPCNGINVYERIVPPKTTLVSEEDGKFIEGPDGNYVIVIKSLGDNSKAIVAFGWSEKRR, from the coding sequence ATGGAAAACGAAAAGCAATTTGTTAAAGATAAAAATATTAGGGCAAAAGAAGTAGTTAGTATTCCTATTTCCCAAGAAGAATCGATAAAGGGAAGATATTTTGTAGGACAAACAGGAATTTTGAGAGTTGGTAAAAAAATAAGCGCATGGGCAGGACTTATAAACCCATATAATTCAGCAGTTGATTTGTATGCATATGTATTTACTATCACAAATTTATCTAATGATTATTTAATTGCTGAAGTATGGCTTAATACAAATCTCCCTGAAAAAGGAATGTTATCTCATAAGGTTTCGCCTACCAATACTTCCTTAAAACCACTCCCTAGAAATAAAGTTGATATTAGATTTACAGATTTCACTACGGAACTTCCATGTAATGGCATTAATGTCTATGAAAGAATAGTACCTCCAAAAACAACTTTAGTATCTGAAGAAGATGGAAAGTTTATAGAGGGTCCAGATGGAAATTATGTAATAGTTATAAAATCATTAGGAGACAATAGTAAAGCAATAGTTGCATTCGGTTGGTCAGAGAAGAGAAGATAA
- a CDS encoding flavodoxin domain-containing protein: MKTLIIYATKHGSTKKCADFLKDRLDGEITVVNIKNDFDINLKQFDKIIIGGSIYMGKIQKEITEFSNKNIDILCTKKVGLFICGMNNSAEIEINNAFPKMLLENALIRECFGGEFIFKTMNFFERFIVRTVSKSNKDISKISEEKINNFAEVMNDKITNIPK, encoded by the coding sequence ATGAAAACTTTAATAATTTATGCTACTAAGCATGGTTCAACGAAAAAATGTGCGGATTTTTTAAAAGATAGATTAGATGGTGAAATAACGGTTGTGAATATAAAAAATGATTTCGATATAAATTTAAAACAATTTGATAAAATAATTATAGGTGGTTCAATTTATATGGGTAAAATTCAGAAGGAAATAACTGAGTTTTCCAATAAAAATATTGATATACTATGTACGAAAAAAGTGGGTTTGTTTATTTGCGGTATGAATAATAGTGCTGAAATTGAGATAAACAATGCTTTTCCTAAAATGTTATTAGAAAATGCTTTAATAAGGGAATGTTTTGGAGGAGAATTTATATTTAAAACTATGAATTTTTTTGAGAGATTTATAGTGAGAACAGTAAGTAAAAGTAATAAGGATATTTCGAAAATTTCTGAAGAAAAAATAAATAATTTTGCAGAGGTAATGAATGATAAAATTACGAACATCCCTAAATAA
- a CDS encoding TetR/AcrR family transcriptional regulator: MGIKERKEREKDELKRLIIDTANEIILKEGLEKLSIRKIAAQIEYSPAIIYHYFKDKDEIVNTIMKQNYEKIINTVSSIKEINDTPENAIKYILREYINLALEMDEEYVSIMLSNSKDILEHTALLFKGAASKRKALNVLYKYMKQIYSDKNIDDREIELTCQIVWTSSFGLIIKLIVEKSLSHEQKNEIINHHLTLMVDGIILGSCFLK; the protein is encoded by the coding sequence ATGGGAATTAAAGAACGTAAGGAACGTGAAAAGGATGAGTTAAAAAGGTTAATAATTGATACTGCAAATGAAATTATATTAAAAGAAGGTTTAGAAAAACTTTCAATAAGAAAAATTGCAGCCCAAATTGAATATTCACCAGCAATAATTTATCACTATTTTAAAGATAAAGATGAAATAGTAAATACTATTATGAAACAAAATTATGAAAAGATAATTAATACAGTATCATCAATTAAAGAAATTAATGATACTCCAGAAAATGCAATAAAATATATATTGCGGGAATATATAAATTTAGCCTTAGAAATGGATGAAGAGTATGTTTCTATTATGCTTAGTAATTCAAAAGATATACTAGAACATACAGCTTTACTTTTCAAGGGGGCAGCATCTAAAAGAAAGGCTTTAAATGTCTTATATAAATATATGAAGCAAATATATAGTGATAAAAATATTGATGATAGAGAAATAGAATTAACATGTCAAATTGTATGGACGTCCTCTTTTGGATTAATTATAAAACTTATAGTTGAAAAGAGTCTTTCTCATGAGCAAAAAAATGAAATTATTAATCATCATTTAACACTGATGGTAGATGGAATAATATTAGGAAGCTGTTTTTTAAAATAA
- a CDS encoding DEAD/DEAH box helicase yields the protein MNFKKLGISEALVKVLKKNGITEPTPVQAESINHIKGGRDAICEAQTGTGKTLAFLLPIFENISPDAHYVQALIVTPTRELALQITEEAKKLKEAKDVNILAAYGGKDISSQLKKLKGNTHLIIATPGRLLDHIQRKTINLSKLKTFVLDEADQMLLMGFKNDIETILKCTPKKLQTLCFSATISPDVKKLAYRYMKDPLTISTKKQELTLETIKQFVVETTDRKKLDALCTVLKQDNPFMAIIFGRTKRRVDELEVDLYKRGFDCQKIHSDLTQTKREKIMKSFRNGDFQYLLATDVASRGLDISGVSHIYNYDMPENPESYIHRIGRTGRAGEDGYTCLFATERDKKKLADVESTIKSKLPRREL from the coding sequence ATGAACTTTAAAAAATTAGGTATTAGCGAAGCCCTTGTAAAGGTGCTAAAAAAGAATGGTATTACTGAGCCAACACCTGTTCAAGCTGAAAGTATAAACCATATTAAAGGTGGAAGAGATGCTATTTGTGAAGCCCAAACGGGTACAGGAAAAACTCTAGCATTTTTACTTCCTATTTTTGAAAATATATCACCTGATGCACATTATGTTCAGGCTTTAATTGTTACTCCTACAAGAGAACTTGCCCTTCAAATAACTGAAGAAGCAAAAAAGCTTAAGGAAGCTAAAGATGTAAATATATTAGCTGCATATGGTGGTAAGGATATATCTTCTCAATTAAAGAAGCTAAAAGGCAATACTCATCTTATCATTGCCACACCAGGAAGACTTTTAGATCATATTCAAAGAAAAACTATAAATTTAAGTAAGCTAAAAACTTTTGTACTTGATGAAGCTGATCAAATGCTTTTAATGGGCTTTAAAAATGATATTGAAACTATTTTAAAATGCACACCTAAGAAGCTTCAAACTCTTTGTTTTTCAGCAACTATAAGTCCTGACGTTAAAAAATTAGCATATAGATATATGAAAGATCCGCTTACTATATCCACAAAAAAGCAAGAACTAACCTTGGAAACTATTAAGCAATTTGTTGTTGAAACTACAGACAGGAAAAAATTAGATGCTTTGTGTACTGTGCTAAAACAAGATAATCCTTTTATGGCAATTATCTTTGGTAGAACTAAAAGAAGAGTAGATGAACTTGAAGTAGATCTTTATAAGCGAGGTTTTGATTGCCAAAAAATTCACAGTGATTTAACTCAAACAAAACGTGAAAAAATAATGAAATCTTTTAGAAATGGTGATTTTCAGTATCTTTTGGCTACTGATGTGGCATCACGAGGTCTTGATATAAGTGGAGTAAGCCATATATACAATTACGATATGCCAGAAAATCCAGAAAGCTACATACATCGTATAGGAAGAACTGGTAGAGCTGGTGAGGATGGTTACACTTGCTTATTTGCTACTGAAAGGGATAAGAAAAAATTAGCAGATGTTGAAAGCACTATTAAATCAAAATTACCTAGAAGAGAGTTATAA
- a CDS encoding IS4 family transposase gives MFKINSKLVFHKLIEEIGGSFITKTINKYNGDYRSHHFDTRSHINSMIYLNIKGCRSLREAEGEISANKKLKKLINVPSVSQFSRKNAARDYRIFEDIFYHLVDKAKRRFGDVRIFKDIPPIKIIDSTVILVALNLAPHLKIDDKRAAIKISTLFNGEFPEKINIVKGQVNDRKCIDGLFENKNAIHVFDRGYYDYRWYDKLTEQGIQFVTRGIKNAIIMEERMLRSNLSENIYDTEVILGSTLGGNLTFKNYREIMTFDDEGEPVTFVTNIFDLPAEDIIKIYKHRWEIELFFKWIKQNLRIKKFIGYNENAVRIQIFSALISYMLIYLCCKVTKAKYSMLLLTRFVRSNLLEFYDEDICEYFRTG, from the coding sequence ATGTTCAAGATTAATAGTAAATTAGTTTTTCATAAATTAATAGAGGAAATTGGAGGAAGTTTTATTACTAAAACTATAAATAAATATAATGGTGATTATAGGAGCCATCACTTTGACACAAGATCTCACATAAATTCGATGATTTACCTTAATATAAAAGGCTGCAGGAGTTTAAGAGAGGCTGAAGGTGAAATATCTGCAAATAAGAAACTAAAAAAACTTATCAATGTACCAAGTGTTTCACAGTTTTCACGCAAAAACGCTGCGCGTGATTATAGAATTTTTGAAGATATTTTCTATCATTTAGTTGATAAAGCTAAGAGAAGATTTGGAGACGTTAGGATTTTCAAAGATATTCCACCAATAAAAATAATAGATTCTACTGTAATATTAGTTGCTTTAAATCTAGCACCTCATCTAAAGATAGATGATAAAAGAGCAGCTATTAAAATCAGTACTCTTTTTAATGGAGAGTTTCCAGAGAAGATAAATATTGTTAAAGGGCAAGTTAATGATAGAAAATGTATTGATGGTTTATTTGAGAACAAGAATGCTATCCATGTATTTGACAGAGGATATTATGATTATCGTTGGTATGATAAATTAACAGAACAAGGAATACAATTTGTTACAAGAGGAATAAAAAATGCAATCATTATGGAGGAAAGAATGCTAAGATCAAATCTTAGCGAAAATATTTATGATACTGAAGTTATCTTAGGCTCTACTCTAGGAGGCAATTTAACTTTTAAAAATTATAGAGAAATAATGACTTTTGATGATGAAGGAGAACCTGTTACTTTTGTAACTAATATCTTTGATCTTCCTGCAGAAGATATAATAAAAATATATAAACATAGGTGGGAAATAGAGCTATTTTTTAAGTGGATAAAACAAAACTTAAGGATAAAGAAATTTATAGGTTATAATGAAAATGCAGTGAGAATTCAGATATTTTCTGCTCTTATATCTTATATGCTTATATATTTATGCTGTAAGGTTACTAAAGCTAAGTACTCCATGCTATTGTTAACACGATTTGTGAGAAGCAACTTATTGGAATTTTATGACGAAGATATTTGTGAGTATTTCAGGACAGGCTAA